The genomic DNA tgtctcctagagatgaaagtactttggtgtaaaaagtgcaaatcaatccaagaacaacagcaaaggaccttgtgaagatgctggaggaaccaggtacaaaagtatgtatatccacagtaaaacgagacccatattgacataacctgaaaggccgctgagcaaggaagaagccactactccaaaaccgtcattaaaaagccagactacggtttgcacatggggacaaagatcctactttttcgagaaatgtcctctggtgtgatgaaacaaaaatggaactgtttgaccataatgaccgtcgttatgtttggaggaaaaagggggtggcttgcaagccgaagaacaccatcccaaccgtgaagcacgggagtggcagcatcatgttgtgggggtgctttgctgcaggagggactggtgcacttcacaaaatagatggtatcatgagggtggaaaattatgtggatatattgaagcaacatctcaagacatcagtcaggaagttaaagcttggtcgcaaatgggtcttccaaatggacaatgaccccaagcatacttccaaagttgtggcaaaatggcttaaggacatcaaagtcaaggtattggagtggccatcacaaagccctgacctcaaccctatagaaaatttgtgggccgaactgaaaaagtgtgtgcgagcaaggaggcctacaaacctgactcagttacatcatctctgtcaggaggaatgggccaaaattcacccaatttattgtggaaaggttttggaaggctacccaaaacgtttgacccaagttaaacaatttcaaggcaatgctaccaaatactaattgagtgtatgtaaacttctgaaccaatgggaatgtgatgaaataaataaaagctgaaacaaatcattctctctacttttattctgacatttcacattcttaaagtaaggtggtgatcctaactgacctaagacggcatttttactagaattaaatgtcaggaaaactgaaaaactgagttgaaatttatttggctaatgtgtatgtaaatatatatatagaataacCAAGGTCCGGACCTCGGTGTCCTCATATTTAAGTTATGGGCCCAGGGCTAGAATAATGTCCCCATATTGGCTGACCACATTGGGCTCATCTTGCTTCACATTGGCCCCATTTATTCCCAATGTGAGCTCATGATATTGTCCCTATGTGTTTTGCCCACCATGTGCCTATTTATCCATACATCCATAGCTCTGTTTATGTGGTGACATTTTTCCAGCCTcttccctcagctttttaccaaaacagtgatggggggggggggtcagctttgttattgtttgaactgcagattgcctctTCAAGGTATGGTGTTTAGCACCTATTATAACTTCACAACTGTTGTTTTAATAGGTGTAGAAAGTATAGAGATAAATATGGGGAAGTAGAAATGACAGAGAGTGATAGAGATGGGGAAAAGGACAAGCAGAGGGGAATAGTGAACAGAGTAGAGATGGAAGCACAGTGGAAAAGTCTGAAGGAGAGAAATGTCTTTGAAGTGGCAGGAAATGTTTGGAAATCATTTTTGCATGAAGCATAggcctctttctcttccttccgTAGTCATTGGACCAGAGCAGCAATATCATTCATTTTAATACCTGTAATATTAACTGGAGGAGACAGTAATGGGTAATTCCACGGTAACGAAATTGcactgagactcagattttttcACCTAAAATGTATGCCAAAGACGATTGATTTAAaattttaacaaaccatacaattcCATGCACAAGGACTAtttttaacaatttacactgaaaatgttacaaaaacacatttactggaaaaactttgcagatgcaaagtttggtaacagaatttaggtaaaatctccctcagttttttatGTGACCACGTTTTCTAAAAACTCTGTATCGAAGATGTCTGCAGAAGAATgaggtgtcagctatgacatggatCCTTgactttgaaaaatatatatttgggttgttgaactacagtaagtgaagtggaatTGCACCCGGTAACGGAATTGCGGTAACAGAATTTCATCATTGGTCCCTaatctgtactatacagaaatgcataattatgtatatgaatgtcattctcttcatagtgatgtatcctgaataggtacacaaaggtagaaatatcCAATATCCTCCTCTGCGTattttgggtattattctacacactggctactATTTTTATgagctctgcccccaaacaagaccaaatctgaaccacaagtttggacatcaaagtatAGCATAGTAGAGCTCAGtagtgtacagtagagtacaatagagTACAGCACGGCACGGCACAGTACAGTtgagttcagttcagtacagtagagttcagaacactacagtacagtagagtagagttcaatggagcacagtacagtactgtacagtagagtagagttcaatggagcacagtacagtactgtacagtagagtagagttcagtggAGTACTGTTGAGTAGAGTAAagttcagtacaatacagtacatagtAGAGGGAGAATGGCTGGTCTGAGGTAAGGCCTTGCATCGGAACAATTTAGACTGACGAATATGAATATTAGTACGCAGGCTAAGGTGGAAATTAACTGGCATTCAAATGAGGAGCGAATCTAGGGGAATGAAAAGTACATAGTGCATGCTAATATGCTAACGCTAACAATCTTCTCCCCCGTGTCCACTGCACAGTACACATACTTTATTTTGTCTTGGCAAAGtgggagtgacttgacacaatgaTTGTTTTCACAAGGCAATTAGGAGCCGTGTACCTTTTCTCATTCAATTAGCTGGGTGACGAGCGATCGAGTGAGTCAGCTCTGAGACCACATGGCTTAGTATCCTGCGTGCTAACAACACAGCAGATCTGTCTGAGAAATCCTGCTCACATCACTCTAGTTTATATATTCTTCTCCTAAAGATACatcctctttctattctctctACGCCGTCTCTAAGTGTCTTAATATTCCATACTTGTCCTCAAGTCATTCTCGACTTCCAAGTCATTACCGAGCAGAAGTCTCCTTTAATCTTGATTGACCCGTGTGGTAGGAATAGTGAAGTATAACACAGGAAATTAGGCCCAGGAAAAAGGAAATGAgatgtgattcaatgagaaaatgtatttgaatgatagcaggtgtgtgtttctcagtggaTAGTTGTGTCTGTGTGATTGATATGCAAGGTAGGATGATAGCAGGTGTGTGTTTCTAGTTGGATAGTTGTGTCTGTGTGATTGATATGCAAGGTAGGATAATAGCAGGTGTGTGTTTCTAGTTGGATAGTTGTGTCTGTGTGATTGATATGCAATGAAGTATGAATAGTACACAGTATGCATTTTAAGTATGCGGATTAAATAAGTAGTAGGTAAACCAGATTTTGGGCACGGCCTTTGACTTCCAGCCTGATCGTGAAGCGGCAGAGTAtgccatgtactgtatatgtatggaggctgctgaggggtggacggctcataataatggctggatcGGCGCTAATGgtatggtatcaaacacatggaaaccacgtgtttgatgtattttctaccattccacttattctgctccagccattaccacaagcctgtcctccccaattaaggtgcaacTAACCTCCTGTGTACTACATACTATTTATaatgtactgtttagtaaaaTCCTACTGAGAATGGGTCATCTAATGCACTATTGCGTTGATTCCAGCCATGCGTTCATTTGGGTACAGCGCATCACCTcagctgattatcagctgttgtcagtCACACGTGGGTCTCGAAAGACGATTCTCTTCCTTAATTGTGTGCAGCGAATTCTACTAGATCAAAAGCCTAAATGAatatgacatcctggcatttaaagcatataAAACTCACTAAATTTTTTCACATACCGTAAATGTCTACTATTTAGAACAGAAATACAGGTATTGAGACACGGCCAAGCACTTTTTAACTCAAATGCAATTTTaagcactaaccctaacctttaccttcacactaaccctagcttcatgtgcacaccccggttcaaccctaaccccaaacctatCCCTAGCCTCAAACCATagcctaaccctagcctcaaaccttatcctaaccctagcctcaaacctaaccctatccctagccTCAAACCTAGCCCCATCCCTAGCCTCAAACCTTagcctaaccctagcctcaaacctaaccctatccctagccttaaacctaaccctatccctagcctcaaacctaaccctatccctagcctcaaacctaaccctatccctagccTCAAACCTTagcctaaccctagcctcaatcCTAACCCTTACCTGTAACCCGAACCCTTTCCCTTGATAAAGGACCAATAAGCTAATGTGTTgtggtctctctcctctgtagggAACGTGTTTGTGGTGAGCCTGGCCTTTGCTGACCTCGTGGTGGCCTTCTACCCCTACCCATTGGTGCTCTACGCCATCTTCCATGACGGCTGGTCGCTGGGAGAGACACAGTGCAAAGTGACtaagatctgtctgtctgtgtgcctgtgtgcctgtgtgcctgcctgtctgtctgtctgtctgtctgtctgtctgtctgtctgtctgtctgtctgtctgtctgtctgtctctctgcctctctagccctatttatacctggttctaacaggTTATTTGTCTTGATCTTGTcctcattctgattgtgcccacatttttataCAGATGTAGATGATTAAAATACAGATTGTCATCTGACTCTGATtagatcttcctgaccacctcgGGAGGTAGGTGGCACCATTGACTTATGGCATCCATATggcttaaaataaataaatgttattttgaaagaatagctGTCAAAGAATTTGCATACAGGGAGGGATGAGGAAATATGGTCACAATGCGGAGACATATTTCTGAAAATGTGGGCAAATTAAGAATGTGGACAAAATCAGGACAAAGGCTgaatgttagaaccaggtataaacagggcttctgttttctctctctctttctaggtCAGTGGTTTCCTGATGGGCCTGAGCGTCATCGGCTCCATCTTCAACATCACCGGCATCGCCATCAACCGCTACTGCTACATCTGCCACAGCTTTGCCTACGACAGGCTCTACAGCTACCGCAACACCCTCTTACTGGTGGGGCTCATCTGGCTCCTCACCATCCTGGCCATCATACCAAACTTCTTCGTAGGGTCGCTCCAGTACGACCCCAGGGTGTATTCGTGTACCTTTGCCCAGGCCGTCAGTACATCGTACACCATCACCGTGGTGGTGATTCATTTCTTTGTGCCCATCGCCGTGGTTACCTTCTGCTACCTGAGGATCTGGATCCTGGTCATCCAGGTGAGGAGGAAGGTGAAGTCAGAGGTGAAACCCCGGCTCAAACCCAGCGACATGCGCAACTTCATCACCATGTTCGTGGTGTTCGTGCTCTTTGCCATCTGCTGGGCGCCGCTCAACTTCATCGGTCTGGCCGTGGCCATCGACCCGGAGACGGTGGCGCCACGGATCCCCGAGTGGCTGTTCGTGGTCAGCTACTTCATGGCGTACTTCAACAGTTGCCTTAACGCCATCATCTACGGCCTGCTCAACCAGAACTTCCGTAAGGAATACAAACGGATTATCATGTCCATGTGGATGCCTGGTCTGTTCTTCCAGGAGGCGTCACAGGGGGGTACAGAGGGTATGAGGAGCAAGCCCTCACCCAGACTGGGACTCAACAACAACGATCACGTCAAGGGAGAGGCTTTGTGACGCTGACTTCAAGgttcttctctcctccactcctctcctccactcctctcctccactcctcccctaTGGTGTTGTTGGACTTGtttcttttttcttctctctctctctcttttttcaatCGTGGAGTTCCATTTCTCTCCTGTATCTCACTGACGGCACAGTTGTGCTGTTACCGAAGCCTCAAAGAACTCTCGGGAATGGTGCGTATTAAAGAGAGAGAACCTGAGAGAGAACTCTCGGGAATGGTGCGTATTAAAGAGAGAGAACCTGAGAGAGAACTCTCGGGAATGGTGCGTATTAAAGAGAGAGAACCTGAGAGAGAACTCTCGGGAATGGTGCGTATTAAAGAGAGAGAACCTGAGAGAGAACTCTCGGGAATGGTGCGTATTAAAGAGAGAGAACCTGAGAGAGAACTCTCGGGAATGGTGCGTATTAAAGAGAGAGAACCTGAGAGAGAACTCTCGGGAATGGTGCGTATTAAAGAGAGAGAACCTGAGAGAGAACTCTCGGGAATGGTGCGTATTAAAGAGAGAGAACCTGAGAGAGAACTCTCGGGAATGGTGCGTATTAAAGAGAGAGAACCTGAGAGAGAACTCTCGGGAATGGTGCGTATTAAAGAGAGAGAACCTGAGAGAGAACTCTCGGGAATGGTGcgtattaaagagagagagagacatacacaaaGGGGTTGACTGATGCTAACTGACTGTGTTATTCACAATTCGAAGAGTGCCATTCATGAAGCATATATGTTCTAACTTATTATGTATCATGTCCTTAAGTATACACCTCAGGCTGCCTGCCTCCTCTCTGCTGCTGTAGCATTATGCATTTCAAAGTGTAAGCCCCAAaagtattattacattttttttacaccaTTACGTCCATGACATTTTTGTATAAGACAGGGTATTTAAAGACACATTTGTTATCTTCACAGTTTCCTCTGTAAAAGTATTTATCAcacagtttattttattttctatatcGATATATCTATATCATTATGACAATCTTTACGGCCAGCGTACATTAGCGTAGAAAACAATTTGTAAAAACCCTATTGGTTGTAAATAACAAATAAGCGATGGAGCATGCCAACGGTAGGGGCTCACAAGGTCCTACTCCTAACTAGGCAATTGGATTGTCAAAAGGTGCCTGATTTTATGCTCATGGTCTCAAACAGGAGATTTACCAAAAACAACCCCTTTACGATTGAACCCAGTTAGTATGGGTTAACTCGTTAGGGTTGGAGTCAGCATACAGCGTTAGGCTTAGAGTTACACAAGGATATAAGACTGAGTAGACAACTACATTAGATACATCAGCAGAGTTGGTCATTTCTGTTGAGTCAGGAATGGGGTGCTGTGACGCCCCTCGACGGAGTGTCCTGAAAAATCCTCGCTGGTATATTATAAGCACAATAAAGCTGTTTTAACTCGGATGACATTGTACTTATGCAGTTTACAGGTTTCAACTGTACTCTTAGTAATGCATGAAGACATATGACCTATTCTATGCATTTTACACTTCATGTCATTACCTTAAAACACTACAGCAAACCAACTTACTCAATACTATATGTGAATAAGGACAATACTGTTTTTATGAACAAGTTAATCTTAGTACAAATCAAGTGAATTAATTCAGGCCGTAATGACGCTGAATACCGTTGTTGTGACACTGTGTTCCATGATGATGAAGAATGTGCATGATAAAACTTTGATGCTTTGTGTATTGTTttggttgtttgttttttttttatttttgttttgctCTGAAGAAACTAGCg from Salmo trutta chromosome 26, fSalTru1.1, whole genome shotgun sequence includes the following:
- the LOC115163666 gene encoding melatonin receptor type 1B-B-like, with protein sequence MPENVSFSRNRTELEARPGARPAWAITVLASVLIFTTVVDVLGNLLVIISVLRNRKLRNAGNVFVVSLAFADLVVAFYPYPLVLYAIFHDGWSLGETQCKVSGFLMGLSVIGSIFNITGIAINRYCYICHSFAYDRLYSYRNTLLLVGLIWLLTILAIIPNFFVGSLQYDPRVYSCTFAQAVSTSYTITVVVIHFFVPIAVVTFCYLRIWILVIQVRRKVKSEVKPRLKPSDMRNFITMFVVFVLFAICWAPLNFIGLAVAIDPETVAPRIPEWLFVVSYFMAYFNSCLNAIIYGLLNQNFRKEYKRIIMSMWMPGLFFQEASQGGTEGMRSKPSPRLGLNNNDHVKGEAL